From a single Nymphaea colorata isolate Beijing-Zhang1983 chromosome 4, ASM883128v2, whole genome shotgun sequence genomic region:
- the LOC116253088 gene encoding uncharacterized protein LOC116253088, which produces MRGVLPNNGNNSVETINAAARAIVSAERRVQQPTVQKRRWVGCLSVYWCFGSHRHGSRIGHAVILPDASSENSASTGNAVPAGDGQGHVPMPPLPFIAPPSSPASFLQSEPPTAAQSPGGLLSLCSLSSNVYSPVGHSIFAIGPYAHETQLVSPPVFSTFTTEPSTAPFTPPPESVHVTTPSSPEVPFAKLVSSALDAKRKNDKASTFPLSFAPLQYSEFQAYQLYPGSPIGHLISPSSAISGSGTSSPFPDIEFSSNSFPVSASAVLSQVYDPPKLCSANAHTNTEKSAGREHPNSSFSELRAHILLNAKANDCSQDGAVFVKRIPQLVATGDVAGGFVDEQLVDHRVSFALCTPEVSCKAADRGDGEGCMPESPVLMAVSRRLSSESNASKLDLWLEKPRGRLEDHCSAAENSGTVSAGVVTSDRAADDASDGSPHLVESVDLSVSKEFKFDNADGAIGPATITSSEWWANEKLGAKAGSKNWAFFPMMQPGFS; this is translated from the coding sequence AAGAGGAGATGGGTTGGTTGTTTGAGCGTGTACTGGTGTTTTGGATCCCATAGGCATGGCAGTCGCATTGGTCATGCAGTGATCCTTCCAGATGCATCATCTGAAAATAGTGCCTCTACTGGTAATGCCGTTCCTGCTGGTGATGGTCAGGGCCATGTCCCAATGCCACCACTTCCTTTTATTGCTCCTCCATCTTCGCCTGCATCATTCCTTCAATCTGAACCTCCAACTGCTGCACAGTCACCTGGTGGTCTTCTTTCCCTTTGTTCACTTTCCTCCAACGTTTACTCTCCAGTTGGGCACTCCATTTTTGCAATTGGCCCCTATGCACATGAGACACAGTTAGTTTCTCCCCCAGTTTTCTCTACCTTCACCACCGAGCCTTCCACAGCTCCCTTTACACCACCTCCAGAATCTGTCCATGTGACCACCCCCTCATCACCAGAGGTGCCCTTTGCTAAGCTAGTGTCTTCTGCATTGGATGCTAAGCGCAAAAATGACAAGGCTTCAACCTTTCCTTTATCTTTTGCACCTCTTCAATATTCCGAGTTTCAGGCTTACCAGCTGTATCCAGGGAGCCCAATCGGGCATCTCATATCCCCTAGCTCTGCAATTTCTGGTTCTGGTACATCTTCTCCATTTCCCGACATTGAGTTTTCTTCCAACTCCTTTCCTGTCTCTGCTTCAGCTGTCCTGTCTCAGGTCTATGACCCGCCAAAGTTGTGCAGTGCTAACGCACATACCAACACAGAGAAGTCTGCTGGGCGGGAGCATCCAAATTCCAGCTTCTCTGAGCTCCGTGCACATATATTGCTCAATGCCAAGGCGAATGATTGCAGTCAAGATGGTGCTGTGTTTGTGAAAAGAATACCCCAACTGGTCGCCACTGGCGATGTGGCAGGTGGCTTTGTAGATGAGCAACTGGTTGACCATAGGGTTTCCTTTGCATTGTGCACACCGGAAGTGAGCTGCAAGGCGGCAGATCGTGGAGATGGGGAAGGATGTATGCCTGAATCCCCAGTGCTTATGGCTGTAAGCAGGAGGCTTTCCAGTGAATCCAATGCCTCAAAGTTGGATTTGTGGTTGGAGAAGCCAAGAGGAAGATTGGAGGATCATTGTTCTGCTGCTGAAAATTCAGGCACGGTGTCCGCTGGTGTTGTTACCAGTGACAGGGCTGCGGATGATGCATCAGATGGTTCGCCACATCTGGTTGAATCTGTGGATCTGTCGGTTTCTAAGGAGTTCAAGTTTGACAATGCAGATGGAGCGATAGGGCCGGCCACGATCACCAGCTCCGAGTGGTGGGCGAATGAGAAACTGGGTGCAAAGGCAGGATCCAAAAACTGGGCATTCTTCCCCATGATGCAGCCGGGCTTCAGCTAA